AACGGCTTTAAATGCGTTGGTTTAGCGGCATAGTAATGACTAATCTGATTGATAATAAGGGTAATCCCGTTATAGCGCCAATCCATATGGATAAAGACAGTCATATGGGTAACGTTAATGAAGTTGCGTCCATGTATGGCAGGAATAAAATCGAGAACCTTTTAGAAAACAGCGACATATTGTACGAAAATAAAGAAAAGGCCCGTGATGCGCTTTCGGGCGTTGGGCTACAATTGCCCGAGCTGAAAACGACAGCCGATCCTTTTCTTAATTCCAATGTAGCAGAACAGGGCAAAAATATCAATAACGCGCTTCCTACACTAGAAGACCTATTACCACGCGCAGCTGAAAAACAAGCCACGCAGGACATGATACCCGGAGCGGAACTATTTACGGACAGTAACGCTGCAAAGCCTCAGATTACAAATGATACCGCCATGACTACAGAAGATCTGTGGGCACAGCTTAGCGGACAGAAGCCGCTTAATGAAGCAGGTGTAAGAAGGGTAGGAGAA
This genomic stretch from Butyrivibrio sp. AE3004 harbors:
- a CDS encoding MuF-C-terminal domain-containing protein is translated as MRWFSGIVMTNLIDNKGNPVIAPIHMDKDSHMGNVNEVASMYGRNKIENLLENSDILYENKEKARDALSGVGLQLPELKTTADPFLNSNVAEQGKNINNALPTLEDLLPRAAEKQATQDMIPGAELFTDSNAAKPQITNDTAMTTEDLWAQLSGQKPLNEAGVRRVGEGTPYNEQGQKLSKLHQTLQNTDKLTDEEKRIFADKNGFWYDPDNEKALAAQAQDSVSRDIDEVYRQYTGDDLDIGKLSGEDAHKMFTASYDYSRMAQEAVKNGDQAAADLYNQKARNIMLNAREAATKGGQFNAAIRYYSNTPQGIINKAYDVLDKDITKFKT